The DNA region GCTGTTGGTGATCGCCGTGATCCTGATTGTGGTGGTCGGTCCCAAGGACCTTCCCCCGATGATCCGCGCCTTCGGAAAGATGACGAAGCGCCTGCGCCAGACGGCTGGCGAGTTTCGAGCTCAATTCGACGAGGCGCTGCGCGAGGCCGAGCTCGACGACCTGAAGAACTCGGTCAACGACCTGCGTTCGATGAACCCGGCCAATTCCATCCGTGAAACTCTGAACCCGCTTCGCCAGATGGGACAGGACATCAAGTCCGACCTGCAAAAGGCGACGCGGATGGACAATGCGACGCCCGCCTCCTCATCTATGGCGGCAGCTGCCGCCGGCGTAACACCGACGGAAAACTCGATTCTTCCGGATCTGCCGACAGGGGCAGCCACGGTTCCGCCGGATCTCGCGCCCGTTGCCCCTCCAGCGACAGCGGCAGCGCAAAGCGAGCCCGCCTCCGTTACCCCCGTCCCCGCATCCGCGAGCAAGCCCCGCAAGGCGCCCGCGAAGAAAGCGGCCGTGGCCGAAGCCGCTCCGGTCTCCGCTCCGGTCTCCGCTCCGGTGAAGTTGACAAAGCCGAGGGTCAGCGCATCCAAGGCTGTGGTTG from Rhizobium glycinendophyticum includes:
- the tatB gene encoding Sec-independent protein translocase protein TatB produces the protein MLDIGWTELLVIAVILIVVVGPKDLPPMIRAFGKMTKRLRQTAGEFRAQFDEALREAELDDLKNSVNDLRSMNPANSIRETLNPLRQMGQDIKSDLQKATRMDNATPASSSMAAAAAGVTPTENSILPDLPTGAATVPPDLAPVAPPATAAAQSEPASVTPVPASASKPRKAPAKKAAVAEAAPVSAPVSAPVKLTKPRVSASKAVVAAPEVLPVPVAAKTRQPKPATAKAPSTKTAATKTASAKTTSAADPVADPQATAPGSRKSRPKKSEDRA